Within the Erpetoichthys calabaricus chromosome 1, fErpCal1.3, whole genome shotgun sequence genome, the region GTTTTTCTAGTGGTGGAATCACAAACCGTAACAAGTTGTTGCAATTCAGTaaactttaatgttttatttttgtttttaaatttttacttgtttaaaaattttaatcactaTATTACTTGACTCCtgcacaaaaatattgttttgccACAACTTTGAGTACTGTCTTAACATTTGTATTTCTGAGCTTTTCATAATGAACATTGCCTGATTCTGACTACTATTTGTTGTTGGCCTTTAGTAGTGTTCTTGGCTCCCCATACTGTTAACCACAACTGACTTTTATCCTGCTTTTATGGAAAGATCCAGTGTTCAAAACATAAGTGAAACAGGAAAGCCTGCAGATCCCCAGATGTAACAATGTGCTCTTGAAGACATTTTAGTAGGGTGGCCATTCCTCCAAAGATTGATTACTCTCTAGAACCTTCCCCATTTAAACAAAATGGTTCTAACTATAGTTAGGTCAAGCTCCAGAGGCCTACAAGTTTTCTAATCCTTATTCTGCAGGTTTTCAAGAATTATACTTTTGTTTATGCTATGATCTGCCTTTAGAGCCTGTGGAGTGACAACTTCAATCTGACGGTAAGGGCTTTAGTTAGTCAGGTCTGTATTAGGTAATTCTGACCTTATTTAGTTGTTCCTAAGGGCCCCTTTAATGAGATTGACTGAAACTTAAAGCAATACCTTTCTGATACTTTAAGATGGCATATATGAGAACTTTGTGTACCAAGGTAATTTTGTCTCTCAGACTCTCCTCTAAATTTCCAAGAAGATATAATGAAGTTTTGTGCTTACTCTTGCTGACAGCAGGCCAATCCAGGAGTTTATTGTAGTACAGTCCCAAAGAGGACATGCAGACTGTTCCTGTAGCCTGTAGTCAGTTGAACTTGGCCTATTTTCACTGAattccacagcacagaaaattcaTCCAAGATGAGATGTAATAAAATCTTGTATTCCAAAGAAATAGAAGAGCACCCTGGAGTTGTTTGATAAAAGGTAAAATTAAGTTTTCATAGCAGGAGAATTGTTGGGACTCAGAGATCTGTCAAATGTAAAGAACAACTCCAAGGCTAGTCCTAGAAAACTAGAATTTTTGTAAGAATCAAGGATAGTGAGAAAGGGTCAAAGCtatttgaaatgtaaaataaatacatcattGCAAAGATATTATTGTTCAATATATGTATTTCAGGAAAAGCTGTATTTTTTAAGTTCCTGAGCAAAGCAATAGTTGGCATCTAATGACTAAATATTGGAACTTCTGTTTGGTAATCGGTAAAATAGCACCTGCTACAGCAAACTCTCTGCAATGCTGGAATACACTTACCTGAACATTGCACTGTTTATTAGTGTATTGGAGTCAATTATGTCCAGTTTCCACAAACAATCAGGTAAGGTAGATTAGTCTTACACAAAGAAAGTGTATAAATAAAGCAAAGACCTTAGCAATGGAATATACGGAAtgtcaaaaatgcaaataaagcaTATAATGGAACTCTACTGAAGTTAAAGTATTAAACCCATCAATCTACCCATTTTCTAAAACCGCTTATCCAAAGCAGTTTTGCGGGGAAGCTGGAGTCTAACCCAGCAAGCTTTGAGCATCTGCCCTTCACAGGATCAatgaacacacgcacacactgctAATTTACCTAATCTAAGTGCCTTTGGACTGTGTTAGAAAACCAGGGAACCTGGAGAAAGCCTATGAAGGACATGGGGGAACATGTAAAATTCATGCAGGAAGCATCCATGGCTTGAATTCCAGCCTACTCATTGCAAGGTGGCAGCAGGACTACTGTGCCATTGCGCCACCCATGTATTAAACCTCATAAACACATATCCATTTAAAGAATATGACCATAACTGTAACTTATGAAACAGAGGGTTGTTCCTCTGCAGTTAAACTGTTCAAGAAGCTAAAATATGACACATGTAATTGACATTGCTATTAGAAAATAATCTGAATATTATCCgaggacaaaaaaaagaatctaATCTTGTTGTGAAAGTCTTTCTACCGTAAGcatcaaaatttttattttttattcctaacACTGTACTACTTACAAAATGTACAATTACATCTAACTGTGCATAATGTAAGTAGTAAATAAATAGGGAACTGCAATATAGTATTTTAATACTATGTAAGGTGTTAAAAGTAATCTACACTTTTCTGACTTTAGATtagaaatataatgtaaatagcTACTGTGGTATATGGCCATtcttcccggccaatacccccacaccaccagatggagccctcccggcaacatggaggtgccctgaattccagcagggcatcatggaccttggagtttttcttcacagacctgctggataccgtgggggccgtcaagggacgctgcagggaggcccaggaacTTGTACTTTTCATATAGCCCAGAAGGACTTCCcaatcacgggaacggaagagatgatatacttccgggctgaagagaaagcggagttttcacctgactcggaagtgctggggaatcacatggactggtgggatcagaagcacttccgggttatggactataaaaggactctgggaaatcccagcagtgagccgagttgggaggaagggtgactgagctgctgggagtggaggataatgtattggattattgattattgagaattatattgtttattgagtactgtggagtgtagggtgctttgtgcactattattataataaagtcaatattttggacttttatctggtgtctgacgtctggtctgagggttcaaggggacgacagcgccctctatctgtcacactacATTAAATTTTCAACCAAATGTAAATAATGAGTTGCAAAACCAACACATTTTACAAGTTtatttacttgaataaacataacAGTGCTACTGGAAAACAGATTACAGTTTGAGATTAACTGGAGTCAAATGAAAGGCACTTCattgagttaaaacaaaacatatactTTGATAAACAACAGTCTTGTGTTGCtattaatattttgatgatatgaagtaaaaagcaggaaaaaaaacacacacttagCTTTGgtttaggtttaaaaaaaatatttttctttagatCATGCAATACAAGGTAGGcaaatgttttcatttctgttaaaGATGCCGGTTGTTACTGCTCAACAGCTTTGGATAAGATGTTCCAATGTATCTTCCATGACGGTATACCACCACTTCAAGTTGGTACTCATCCACCCGGACAATTTCAGCTGTATACTTATCCTGGGACTTCAGGAAGATAATGGTGAAAAGTGCAAATTCAAATTCAGGACTGACCCCAATGAAACTACCACCCACAGGCTTCACCAGGCCTTTCCAACTAAATTGTAAGTTCAGAACATGATCATCTTCATCaggctgaaaataaaaacataataaccATAACTATTACAAAATtaccattttgtaaaagtagcctTTTCAAGTACAATGTTAAAGTATAAATCTGCCAAAACTGGTTTATTAAATCAAAACGAGTCTACCGtaaaaataacatccatccatccattatccaacccgctataccctaactacagggtcacggggggtctgctggagccaatcccagccaacacagggcgcaagacagggaaccaatctcgggcagggcgccaacccaccgcaggacacacacacaccaagcacacactaaggccaatttagaatcgccaatcgacctaaccttcatgtctttggactgtgggaggaaaccggagcacccggaggaaacccatgcagacacggggagaacatgcaaactccatgcagggaggacccggggaagtaaacccaggtctccttactgtgaggcagcagcgctacccactgcgccaccgtgccgcccctaaaaataacattaatattattcatgaatttctttctttaaccGGTATTACCCTCAATTACCTCGACATCTTCAGTAAAGATATGATTGGTCTTTGCTTAAGATTCCTAAAATCAACATGTTTTGAATCGCCTAAATTAAACACCTAGAAACATTTCTAGGACATTAATTGAATTGCCACATGGACAGTTCCATTGACGTCCCTGGTAGGAAGCATGAAAAATTACCATTTAATATACAGATGGTTGCTAATATATATTCTGCCAAATTATAAAATACATGAAATTCCACTTACTGTGTCTTTGTTATCTCTTGCTTTATATCCTTTGTAATCAACATTGTTCAGTTTTTCTTGTAAGTAAAACTGAATCCAGTTGTGGAATCCAATAATTTCATTGCCAGATTTTGTTTCTCCaacaaaaacatgttcaaatcCACAAGAGTCAGctctaggggaaaaaaaaaaaaacaaacacacactcaaacagttatcttaattttcaaataatgtaaattaaatgcaaaaaccaAGATATTTTACAAACTGTAAAGTTCAGTTTAAGTTATCTTTTAAAGCTTATTTTTATACAAACATTGTTGCGTTACTGAAAAACTGCTACAAAAGAGCTTTGAAAGTGTAGTCCCTTCTCAAATTATAAGAAATACAATTACATGTGGGTTTTGTAATGAACAGTCAAATCTGTCAGATCTGTTTAATAAGTAAAAGTCACAGGTGTAAGGTGACAAGGACAAAAAGCAACCAGTTTAAACACGGTTTCCAATTACTATTAATCTTTATTAAACATCCAATGACTTAAATAATGGGATACATCAGTCATTAGTCAAAtctaaataatgtttaaatttgaaTGTGTAATATGTTTGAGTTAATGTTTTACAATAAGTATTATGCTTActgctaaaatatatttatttgtactaaGTTTATGTTTGACGGCTGTGTTCtttgtgaaacatttttaatgttacattGTGGTGTCTCTATAAAATCTGCCAACAATTTTCCCCTTGTGCCTAAAaattgaatttaacaaataatatttcaCAGCTAAAGAATTTGGAATTCTTGAAGCTACCAGTTTAGTTcacttaaataaatgtaatgtttgtaatgaaatttctcattaaaaaaagttaattaagaaATAATGAATCAAGACATTGTTTTACAATACATACCCACTGCTTCTGTCTCTGTTATAAAGTCGGAACCATATGTTATGGAGTTGAGTTTTGAAATCCTTGAGGCTTGGTTTTGCTTGATTCTTACTAACCAAATACTGGTGAGTAAGCTACACGAAAGAAATATAAAGTTATTGAacttacattaaaaaaagttcaaaattgtGACAATATACACTTTTCCCCAGATGTTCCAGAAgtgagtttctttttttctttgaatataaAAGCTTTgcaataaaagtacaaaattcCACACAGCTACTGCTGTTTATTTCTCTTAGATGGTGGAGAATACTATGCAATGAATGTACAGTACAAAAGTTTCATGGTGCTAGTCCTTATAACAACCATATTATATAGAAAAATGTGCATGACTACTTTATTATCTATTCTAATGCAGCCAGGAACATAAATACTAAAGTTGACAATTTTAATGGCAAAAGCAGTGGCCAACATTGcagtacctgaaaaaaaaaaaaaaaaacgactgcAGCTGTTACCTGGAAGACAAATTCAATCTGAAAACTTAAAAGGGAATGTTGTAAGGCTGAGTGTAAATAGAGAAAACCTAATTAATGATCCACTTTGAAATGCTAAAGCCTTACATTAACAAATATATCTTACTTTGATTTGCAAAACTATcctgttttttcaaatttataagaAGGAAATTCAAGAATCTTGTTTACAACCAGTGActgtttttttccatccatctaattatttttttattttattgattttattaaaatcaaataacattccatacacaaaagtcaagttttacaagaaaaaaaaaataaaagaaggtttgaaacaaatcgacctccatccctgagaaagagagctaggccagcagtgtaaagcTGCATGCTAGTAAGATAAGTGAATACATAACttcataaatgaataaagataaattgaataaaagaggggagagaacctgcttcctcaatttaaatgcttattctaaaatgttactgattagatcctgccaggttttgaaaatgttttgtacagatcatctaagtgcgaatttgattttttttccctaatttcacatagtatataacatcagtttcccactgacttagaatagaagagttaggattcttccagttgagcaacataaacatgccaatagtgtagtaaaggcaattacagtttgtttgtccttctccactttaagcccatctggaagtacacccaACACAGATGTTAggggattaggagggattgtgacaaccCAACTAATTCTatgtaaaaaatctttaaattgtCAGTGCCTAAATGTGAGGCTTCTGCAGCCTTCTTTTAAGATAAAGTAAATAACCTAAGATATAAAATAGCACCGACCTCAAGCACAAACCCAGCATAACCTTAACATAGTGAACACATTTAAATAAACTCCTTCACTAAAAATATGCCTAATTAATGTTCATAAAATAATTACTGATTTAATACCATGCACATGTCCTTGATTCAGCTcctaaaggtgtttttttttttatttttttgtttttttattaaaattatagcAAAAGTTGTTTTTCTAACAATTAAATAACTAATtggataaaaattgtaaaaaatacctgttctttagtttttactttcttttctaaCTCTGTTAacctattattattgtaaagcactttgaactacttttatgtataaaaatgtagtatataaataaatgttaggtttatcaaaagacaaaataatatctACAAGATGAGCGTTTTTCATTTCAACTGTGACAATCTCATTTTCTCTGTATATTCCCCATTTGTAAAATAcctatataaaaacaaatttagcCCTACTTTCATATCAGTGGCTTACTTCAAGATTTAATGAAGGTATAAAGGTATACAAGGTTAAATGCAGCTGAAACCACACAAGAATTATTGTTTGTGCAGCGAAACACTGTTCCTTAGCaattagtgttatttttttctcatttaaaagaaaagatagaacagaGAGCTATGGAAAAACATGAATCACATGCCTCTGTGTTATCCTCCCTCCAGCAAAGTCTTCTCCTTAGAATGTATTCTATTTAAGATTTTTTGCACATGATACAAAACAGACTGATGTTatatttaacttatttttcttCTCGTGTCCAGCATCATGTATTTGTGAACTGAAATAACAGACTACAAAAGCGAGTTCACTTGTTGTCTGTATTAACTGAAAATATGCCAAAAATTTTGTGACCATTTATGACTGAATGTGTCTCTTTTTTACTGCTGCATGAGTTGTTGATAATCGTTACTGCCTAACACCTATCTGACACAAGACATTTAGAATTTGGGAgtagattattttgtgttttaagaaATGTATTATAAAACACTAAAAACTATTATATATTGTCAACAGTATGCAGAAACTAATATAAAGTGCGCACAGGACAAGATTGTAAGGGATCCCAAAGTAGTGTGTCATGTGCCCATCTTCTTCATAGACAGTCCAGAACTTGTTGACCCATTTTGACCCAAATTTTATAATTTAGACAGTAACACTTTGCCCAGTATTAATATTAAGTGCTCTAGGTTAggtcacaacagaaaaaaaaaaacatgtagaacTGAAactcataaataaaagaaaagattgCAAATCTATCAAATGCCTTACTCAATAATATGTTACATACCTTCATAACTTTGGTTTCTAAAAGTGCATCAAGAAAAGAATTACTTTCTTCCAATTCTTCTTGTGTAACAGTCTCTGCAACACCAGTGGACATTTCATAGTTGTCTAACAATCGAATAAAGGCTAgacataaacaataaataaataaaataagcaaacatgATATCTTTCAAAATACTGAATttgcaaaacagaaaagaattCTGAACTGATTGAAAAACACCATTCTATAAGTGACAAAACGAAGAAGGATCATTTCAGCCTAGATTACTCCGTGAATTTTTCTTGCTTATATTCAGTGAGATCTGTTTTAAgttttacatttagaaaatatCAGTTAGTTATAGTAGTTTTCTAATTCATTCATTAAAATACTAATAATGCTTAATTTAATGCTTCAGAGCATTGACGgttatgttttttgtctgttgATGCAATTCGgattgagataaaaaaaaaaaaacttaaaaaattaatCTAAATTTTGCAGTAAATGCACAGTAATCATGTATTAGCTGTTTCAAGTACACTACCAAGCTActagaaacaaaatattttgactAGTTTTGTATTCAAGTATTGAATAGTTATATaactgtttctttaaaaaaaggaacatttaaagGGTGGTGAAGAATTGCTGGTGCTTTTTCCAATAAGGACAACTGCTAGAGAAGTCTTCTTGAGAGCAAGTTTATCTTGCACATATTTTTACTACATGAAAAAGATTTTCAATCAGCTTATGTACACAAATTTTCTTTTCCAGCTTCTACTCTATTTTACCCCCAGCAATGCATGTTATGCACCAATGACAAATATGCTCAGCAGgtgtaaataaattgtttttgttcatatttattttctttgtcagaGTTTGGTAATCAAGCCCTGCGAAAGATTTTGTAATCATGCCCAGAGAGCAATCGGATATAAAGAACAATATAGCAAATAAACCtgttacatttttatatgaattt harbors:
- the endouc gene encoding uridylate-specific endoribonuclease C produces the protein MAKGHGVNQELSKILNQLWAADENRLKPGVDYRICLQGKAGYVAPGSNNAADKASAPLFTYVNEDKLKSIKTYAAFIRLLDNYEMSTGVAETVTQEELEESNSFLDALLETKVMKLTHQYLVSKNQAKPSLKDFKTQLHNIWFRLYNRDRSSGADSCGFEHVFVGETKSGNEIIGFHNWIQFYLQEKLNNVDYKGYKARDNKDTPDEDDHVLNLQFSWKGLVKPVGGSFIGVSPEFEFALFTIIFLKSQDKYTAEIVRVDEYQLEVVVYRHGRYIGTSYPKLLSSNNRHL